The Bacteroidota bacterium genome includes a region encoding these proteins:
- the tsaE gene encoding tRNA (adenosine(37)-N6)-threonylcarbamoyltransferase complex ATPase subunit type 1 TsaE produces MKFTAPTETDLKPVVEHIVSLSKKHKVFAFIGHLGAGKTTLIKQFCRALGVTGTVSSPTFSLVNEYAGTEETIYHFDFYRLNSPDEAYGIGFEEYLYSDSICLIEWPEMVDGLLPPTFVLVKIIVSATGERELEINEARTLNL; encoded by the coding sequence ATGAAGTTTACTGCCCCAACAGAAACCGATTTGAAACCTGTGGTTGAACACATAGTTTCTCTAAGCAAAAAACACAAAGTGTTTGCGTTTATAGGTCATTTGGGTGCAGGAAAAACAACACTGATAAAACAATTTTGCCGTGCTTTGGGTGTAACCGGCACTGTTTCAAGCCCTACATTCAGTTTGGTAAATGAGTATGCAGGGACGGAAGAAACCATTTACCATTTTGATTTTTACCGACTGAATAGCCCCGACGAGGCTTATGGCATTGGTTTTGAAGAATACCTGTATAGCGACAGTATTTGCCTGATTGAGTGGCCTGAGATGGTTGACGGTTTGCTGCCCCCAACCTTTGTGCTGGTAAAAATTATTGTTTCAGCCACAGGTGAACGTGAGCTTGAAATTAATGAGGCCCGCACCTTAAATTTGTAA